A portion of the Clupea harengus chromosome 18, Ch_v2.0.2, whole genome shotgun sequence genome contains these proteins:
- the polr2a gene encoding DNA-directed RNA polymerase II subunit RPB1: MHGPPSSDSACPLRLIKRVQFGIISPDELKRMSVTEGGIKYSETTEGGRPKLGGLMDPRQGVIERTGRCQTCAGNMAECPGHFGHIELAKPVFHVGFVNKIMKILRCVCFFCSKLLVDSNNPKIKDILGKSKGQPRKRLTHVYDLCKGKNICEGGEEMDNKFGMEQQDHDEDLTKEKGHGGCGRYQPVIRRTGLELYAEWKHVNEDSQEKKILLNPERVHEIFKRISDEEDVILGMDPKFARPEWMILTVLPVPPLAVRPAVVMQGSARNQDDLTHKLADIVKINNQLRRNEQSGAAAHVIAEDVKLLQFHVATMVDNELPGLPRAMQKSGRPLKSLKQRLKGKEGRVRGNLMGKRVDFSARTVITPDPNLQIDQVGVPRSIAANMTFPEIVTPFNIDRLQELVSRGNSQYPGAKYIIRDNGDRIDLRFHPKPSDLHLQIGYKVERHMCDGDIIIFNRQPTLHKMSMMGHRVRILPWSTFRMNLSVTTPYNADFDGDEMNLHLPQSLETKAEIQELAMVPRMIVTPQSNRPVMGIVQDTLTAVRKFTKRDVFLDRGEVMNLLMFLSTWDGKVPQPAILKPRPFWTGKQIFSLIIPGHINVIRTHSTHPDEEDSGPYKHISPGDTKVVVENGELIMGILCKKSLGTSAGSLVHISYLEMGHDVTRLFYSNIQTVVNNWLLIEGHSIGIGDSIADAKTYLDIQNTIKKAKQDVIEVIEKAHNNELEPTPGNTLRQTFENQVNRILNDARDKTGSSAQKSLSEYNNFKSMVVAGSKGSKINISQVIAVVGQQNVEGKRIPFGFKHRTLPHFIKDDYGPESRGFVENSYLAGLTPTEFFFHAMGGREGLIDTAVKTAETGYIQRRLIKSMESVMVKYDATVRNSINQVVQLRYGEDGLAGECVEFQNLATLKPSHKAFEKKFKFDYSNERALRRTLQEDVVKDVLTNAHVQSALETEFEKMKEDREILRAIFPTGDSKVVLPCNLSRMIWNAQKIFRINPRTPTDLNPLRVIEGTHGLSKKLVIVNGEDPLSRQAQQNATLLFNIHLRSTLCSRRMTEEFRLSTEAFDWLLGEIETKFNQAIAHPGEMVGALAAQSLGEPATQMTLNTFHYAGVSAKNVTLGVPRLKELINISKRPKTPSLTVFLVGQAARDAERAKDILCRLEHTTLRKVTANTAIYYDPNPQNTVVTEDQEWVNVYYEMPDFDVTRISPWLLRIELDRKHMTDRKLTMEQIAEKINAGFGDDLNCIFNDDNAEKLVLRIRIMNSDENKFQEDEEVVDKMDDDVFLRCIESNMLTDMTLQGIEQISKVYMHLPQTDNKKRIIITEDGEFKALQEWILETDGVALMRVLSDKDVDPVRTTSNDIVEIFTVLGIEAVRKALERELYHVISFDGSYVNYRHLALLCDTMTSRGHLMAITRHGINRQDTGPLMKCSFEETVDVLMEASSHGECDPMKGVSENIMLGQLAPCGTGCFDLLLDAEKCKYGMEIPTNIPGISVPGPTGMFYGSAPSPMSAMSPAMTPWNMGATPAYGAWSPSVGSGMTPGAAGFSPSAASDASGFSPGYSPAWSPTPGSPGSPGPASPYIPSPGGAMSPNYSPTSPAYEPRSPGGYTPQSPGYSPTSPSYSPTSPSYSPTSPNYSPTSPSYSPTSPSYSPTSPSYSPTSPSYSPTSPSYSPTSPSYSPTSPSYSPTSPSYSPTSPSYSPTSPSYSPTSPSYSPTSPSYSPTSPSYSPTSPSYSPTSPSYSPTSPSYSPTSPNYTPTSPSYSPTSPSYSPTSPSYSPTSPNYTPTSPSYSPTSPSYSPTSPSYSPSSPRFTPQSPTYTPSSPSYSPSSPSYSPTSPKYTPTSPSYSPSSPEYTPTSPKYSPTSPKYSPTSPKYSPTSPTYSPTTPKYSPTSPTYSPTSPTYTPTSPKYSPTSPTYSPTSPKYSPTSPTYSPTSPKGSTYSPTSPGYSPTSPTYSLTSPAISPDDSDEEN, encoded by the exons ATGCACGGACCGCCCTCCAGCGACAGCGCATGCCCATTGCGCCTCATCAAGAGAGTGCAATTCGGCATCATCAGTCCAGATGAGCTT aAACGGATGTCTGTCACCGAAGGTGGCATCAAGTACTCCGAAACTACAGAGGGAGGCCGCCCAAAGCTGGGCGGTCTTATGGATCCAAGACAAGGGGTCATAGAGCGAACGGGCAGGTGTCAGACATGTGCAG GTAACATGGCGGAGTGCCCCGGTCATTTTGGCCACATTGAGTTGGCCAAGCCGGTGTTTCATGTCGGCTTCGTCAACAAAATTATGAAGATACTTCGCTGTGTCTGTTTCTTCTGCTCCAAGCTTCTAGTGGATTCT AATAACCCGAAGATCAAGGACATCCTGGGGAAGTCAAAGGGGCAACCACGGAAGCGCCTGACCCATGTCTATGACCTGTGTAAAGGCAAGAACATTTGTGAGGGTGGTGAGGAGATGGACAACAAGTTTGGAATGGAGCAGCAGGACCACGATGAAGACCTTACCAAGGAGAAG GGTCATGGAGGCTGTGGGCGTTACCAGCCCGTCATCCGTCGGACAGGCCTGGAGCTGTACGCCGAGTGGAAGCACGTGAATGAGGACTCGCAGGAGAAGAAGATCCTGCTCAACCCGGAGCGTGTGCACGAGATCTTCAAGCGCATCTCCGACGAGGAGGACGTCATCCTGGGCATGGACCCCAAGTTTGCCCGGCCCGAGTGGATGATTCTCACGGTGCTGCCCGTGCCCCCTCTTGCTGTCCGGCCCGCTGTGGTCATGCAGGGCTCTGCCCGTAATCAG GATGACTTGACTCACAAGCTGGCTGACATCGTCAAGATCAACAACCAGCTGCGGAGGAACGAACAGAGTGGCGCCGCGGCCCACGTCATAGCTGAGGACGTGAAGCTACTGCAGTTCCACGTGGCCACCATGGTGGACAACGAGCTCCCTGGTCTGCCCAGA GCTATGCAGAAATCGGGCCGTCCCCTCAAGTCCCTTAAACAGCGTCTTAAGGGGAAAGAGGGCCGCGTCCGCGGTAACCTGATGGGTAAACGTGTGGACTTCTCGGCCCGAACGGTCATCACGCCCGACCCCAACCTGCAGATTGACCAAGTGGGTGTGCCTCGATCCATCGCGGCCAACATGACCTTCCCCGAAATCGTCACACCCTTCAACATCGACAG ACTTCAAGAGCTCGTGAGTAGAGGGAACAGCCAGTACCCGGGAGCTAAGTACATCATCCGTGACAACGGCGACCGCATTGACCTGCGGTTCCACCCTAAACCCAGTGACCTTCACCTCCAGATTGGTTACAAG GTCGAACGACACATGTGCGATGGCGACATCATCATCTTCAACAGACAGCCTACGCTGCACAAAATGTCCATGATGGGGCATCGTGTGCGAATCCTGCCATGGTCCACCTTCCGTATGAACCTCAG TGTGACGACTCCCTACAACGCTGACTTTGATGGGGACGAGATGAACTTGCATCTTCCCCAGTCTCTGGAGACGAAAGCAGAGATCCAGGAGCTGGCCATGGTGCCCCGTATGATCGTCACCCCCCAGTCCAACAGGCCCGTCATGGGTATTGTGCAGGACACACTCACCGCCGTGCGCAAATTCACAAAGAGAGACGTCTTCTTAGACAGG GGCGAGGTGATGAACCTGTTGATGTTCCTCTCCACGTGGGACGGCAAAGTGCCCCAGCCAGCCATCTTGAAGCCCCGACCGTTCTGGACGGGCAAGCAGATATTCAGTCTCATCATCCCCGGCCACATCAACGTCATCCGCACCCACAGCACCCACCCCGACGAGGAGGACAGCGGCCCCTACAAGCACATCTCCCCTGGGGACACCAAG GTGGTTGTGGAGAACGGCGAGCTCATCATGGGCATCCTGTGTAAGAAGTCCCTGGGAACGTCGGCCGGCTCCCTGGTCCACATCTCCTACCTGGAGATGGGCCACGACGTCACCCGCCTCTTCTACTCCAACATCCAGACGGTGGTCAACAACTGGCTGCTCATCGAGG GTCACTCCATCGGTATTGGTGACTCCATTGCTGATGCAAAGACTTACTTGGACATTCAGAACACCATCAAGAAGGCCAAACAGGATGTGATAGAG gTGATTGAGAAAGCCCACAACAACGAGCTGGAGCCCACCCCAGGTAACACGCTCCGACAGACCTTTGAGAACCAGGTGAACCGAATCCTGAACGACGCTCGAGACAAAACCGGTTCATCCGCCCAGAAGTCCCTGTCTGAGTACAACAACTTCAAGTCCATGGTGGTGGCCGGGTCCAAAGGGTCCAAAATTAACATCTCACAG GTTATTGCTGTGGTAGGGCAGCAGAACGTGGAGGGTAAGCGAATCCCATTCGGCTTCAAGCATCGGACACTGCCCCACTTCATCAAAGATGATTACGGCCCCGAGAGTAGAGGCTTTGTAGAGAACTCGTACCTGGCCGGCCTGACGCCCACCGAGTTCTTCTTCCACGCcatgggaggcagagagggtcTTATCGACACAGCTGTCAAAACAGCTGAGACTG GTTACATCCAGCGTCGTCTGATTAAGTCTATGGAGTCTGTGATGGTCAAATATGACGCCACGGTGCGGAACTCCATCAACCAGGTTGTGCAGCTGCGCTACGGGGAGGACGGCCTGGCCGGCGAGTGTGTGGAGTTCCAGAACCTGGCCACACTCAAGCCCTCGCACAAGGCCTTCGAAAAGAA GTTCAAGTTTGACTACAGCAACGAGCGAGCCCTCCGGCGCACCCTACAGGAGGACGTGGTGAAGGATGTGCTGACCAACGCGCACGTGCAGAGTGCCCTGGAGACCGAGTTTgagaagatgaaggaggacCGGGAGATTCTGCGCGCCATTTTCCCTACAGGGGACAGCAAG GTGGTGCTGCCGTGCAACCTGTCCAGAATGATCTGGAACGCTCAGAAGATTTTCCGCATCAACCCGCGGACCCCCACGGACCTCAACCCACTGCGGGTGATCGAGG GCACACACGGTCTGAGTAAGAAGCTGGTGATTGTGAACGGCGAAGACCCCCTGAGTCGGCAGGCGCAGCAGAACGCCACGCTGCTCTTCAACATCCACCTGCGCTCCACCCTCTGCTCGCGGCGCATGACGGAGGAGTTCCGCCTCAGCACCGAAGCCTTCGACTGGCTCCTCGGAGAGATCGAAACCAAATTCAACCAGGCCATT GCACACCCGGGTGAGATGGTTGGTGCCCTGGCTGCCCAGTCTCTGGGAGAGCCTGCCACCCAGATGACCCTGAACACCTTCCATTACGCCGGCGTGTCGGCCAAGAACGTCACGCTGGGTGTGCCCCGTCTCAAGGAGCTGATCAACATCTCCAAGCGGCCCAAGACCCCCTCGCTCACCGTCTTCCTGGTGGGCCAAGCGGCGCGTGACGCAGAGAGGGCCAAGGACATCCTGTGTCGCCTGGAGCACACCACACTGCGCAAG GTGACTGCCAACACGGCTATCTACTACGACCCCAACCCCCAGAACACAGTAGTGACTGAGGACCAGGAGTGGGTGAACGTCTACTATGAGATGCCCGACTTCGACGTGACCCGCATTTCGCCCTGGTTGCTCCGCATCGAGCTGGACCGCAAGCACATGACTGACCGCAAACTGACCATGGAGCAAATTGCTGAGAAGATCAACGCTG GGTTCGGTGACGATCTGAACTGTATCTTCAACGACGACAACGCTGAGAAGCTGGTGCTGCGAATTCGCATCATGAACAGCGACGAGAACAAGTTCCAAGAG gatgaggaggtggtggaCAAGATGGACGACGATGTGTTCCTGAGGTGCATCGAGTCCAACATGCTGACAGACATGACTCTGCAGGGTATTGAGCAGATCAGCAAG GTGTACATGCACCTTCCGCAGACTGACAATAAGAAGCGGATCATTATCACAGAGGACGGCGAGTTCAAGGCCCTGCAGGAGTGGATCCTGGAGACGGACGGCGTGGCCCTCATGCGCGTGCTGAGTGACAAGGATGTGGACCCCGTCAGGACCACCTCCAACGACATCGTGGAGATTTTCACC GTGTTGGGTATTGAGGCCGTGCGAAAGGCTCTGGAGAGGGAGTTGTACCATGTGATCTCCTTTGACGGTTCCTATGTCAACTACCGGCATCTGGCCCTGCTTTGCGACACGATGACCAGTAGGGGTCATTTAATGGCCATCACCCGTCACGGCATCAACCGGCAGGACACCGGGCCGCTCATGAAGTGCTCCTTTGAGGAAACG GTGGATGTGCTGATGGAGGCCTCGTCGCACGGCGAGTGCGACCCCATGAAGGGCGTGTCGGAGAACATCATGCTGGGCCAGTTGGCCCCTTGCGGCACCGGCTGCTTTGACCTGCTGCTGGATGCTGAGAAGTGCAAGTACGGCATGGAGATCCCCACCAACATCCCTGGCATCAGCGTTCCTGGAC CAACGGGCATGTTCTATGGCTCCGCCCCGAGCCCGATGAGCGCCATGTCTCCCGCTATGACCCCCTGGAACATGGGAGCAACTCCTGCATATGGTGCCTGGTCGCCCAGCGTGG GAAGTGGAATGACCCCCGGAGCAGCAGGCTTCTCTCCCAGCGCAGCGTCCGACGCCAGTGGCTTCTCCCCGGGTTACTCCCCGGCCTGGTCCCCAACGCCTGGGTCTCCTGGATCACCGGGGCCGGCCAGCCCCTACATCCCCTCGCCAG GTGGCGCCATGTCCCCGAATTACTCTCCGACTTCTCCTGCCTACGAGCCTCGCTCTCCTGGTGGCTACACCCCGCAGAGCCCTGGCTATTCCCCGACATCACCCTCCTATTCCCCGACTTCTCCATCCTACTCCCCCACCAGTCCCAACTACAGCCCAACATCCCCCTCTTATTCCCCGACCTCTCCCTCCTACTCGCCAACCTCCCCGTCTTATTCGCCCACATCACCCAGCTACTCGCCCACGTCTCCATCTTATTCGCCGACTTCTCCGTCGTACTCCCCGACATCGCCCTCCTACTCGCCCACGTCGCCCAGCTACAGCCCCACGTCGCCCAGCTACAGCCCCACATCGCCCAGCTACAGCCCCACCTCCCCGTCCTACTCTCCCACGTCTCCGAGCTACTCGCCGACGTCTCCGTCTTATTCGCCGACGTCTCCGTCGTACTCCCCGACTTCACCCTCCTATTCGCCGACGTCCCCCAGCTACAGTCCAACGTCACCCAATTATACCCCAACGTCACCCAGCTACTcgcccacctctccctcctacAGCCCTACATCTCCCAGTTACTCCCCCACCTCTCCAAACTACACGCCGACGTCCCCAAGCTATTCCCCGACCTCGCCCTCTTACTCTCCCACCTCTCCGTCCTACTCCCCCTCCAGCCCGCGGTTCACCCCACAGTCACCTACTTACACCCCGAGCTCACCCTCCTACAGCCCAAGCTCACCTTCCTattcccccacctcccccaaatacacccccacctccccctcctacAGTCCCAGTTCTCCGGAGTACACCCCTACGTCGCCCAAGTACTCCCCGACCTCTCCCAAATACTCCCCAACATCGCCCAAATACAGCCCTACCTCTCCGACTtactcccccaccacccccaagTACAGCCCAACCTCGCCAACCTACTCTCCCACGTCTCCCACCTACACCCCGACCAGCCCCAAATACTCTCCCACCTCCCCAACATACTCCCCGACCTCCCCCAAGTACTCGCCTACGTCCCCCACCTACTCGCCCACTAGCCCCAAGGGCTCCACCTACAGCCCCACCTCTCCTGGGTACagccccacctcccccacctaCAGCCTCACCAGCCCTGCCATCAGCCCCGACGACAGCGATGAGGAAAACTGA